A single genomic interval of Nitratidesulfovibrio sp. SRB-5 harbors:
- the tolR gene encoding protein TolR, which translates to MGASVGNKGGFVAEINVTPFVDVMLVLLIIFMVTAPMMTEGLEVDLPQTRTVQVLPADSDHLLLTVRKDGVMYLDEYKVTIEELEGYLQRLVKEKNKLLFLQADKAVPYGVVVDVMGHIKAAGIEKLGVVAEREDPKKK; encoded by the coding sequence ATGGGCGCTTCCGTCGGCAACAAGGGCGGCTTCGTCGCCGAAATCAACGTCACACCCTTCGTGGACGTGATGCTGGTGCTGCTCATCATCTTCATGGTCACGGCCCCCATGATGACCGAAGGCCTCGAGGTGGATCTGCCCCAGACGCGCACCGTGCAGGTGCTGCCCGCGGACAGCGACCACCTGCTGCTTACCGTGCGCAAGGACGGGGTGATGTACCTCGACGAGTACAAGGTGACCATCGAGGAACTGGAAGGCTACCTGCAACGGCTGGTCAAGGAGAAGAACAAGCTGCTCTTTCTCCAGGCCGACAAGGCCGTGCCCTACGGCGTGGTGGTGGACGTGATGGGGCACATCAAGGCGGCGGGCATCGAAAAGCTCGGCGTCGTGGCGGAACGCGAGGACCCGAAGAAGAAATGA
- a CDS encoding energy transducer TonB: protein MPDHAPAACPIALSAIACPAACPFASRYASPVALIALFIVACVLLLSPARAAGAEPAGASASAPGPAYAQQVMMMVRDHWEFPALTSPQPLTVRVRARVTPNGQIWDFNVEQSSGQADFDASALKALGKVGMLPPPPGPEYQDLLLTFNLQEMIGKR, encoded by the coding sequence ATGCCGGACCATGCCCCTGCGGCGTGCCCTATCGCGCTGTCGGCCATCGCGTGCCCTGCGGCATGTCCTTTTGCATCACGGTACGCATCACCGGTCGCGCTGATTGCCTTGTTCATTGTTGCATGTGTCCTGCTGCTGTCCCCCGCCCGCGCGGCAGGGGCCGAACCGGCGGGCGCCAGCGCCTCCGCGCCGGGCCCCGCGTACGCGCAACAGGTCATGATGATGGTACGGGACCACTGGGAGTTTCCCGCCCTCACCTCCCCCCAGCCCCTCACGGTGCGGGTGCGGGCGAGGGTGACCCCCAATGGACAGATATGGGACTTCAACGTGGAGCAGTCCTCGGGCCAGGCCGACTTCGACGCGTCGGCCCTGAAGGCGCTGGGCAAGGTCGGCATGCTGCCGCCGCCGCCCGGCCCGGAATACCAGGACCTTCTGCTCACCTTCAACCTTCAGGAAATGATCGGAAAAAGATGA
- the tolA gene encoding cell envelope integrity protein TolA, with protein MRYSSFLLSLSLHCAIVLLVFFWPSSPPVRLDMPVVQVDLVSLGAPGGPKAPPAPAPGPAQPQAAPAPAPTASSPKAAPVATPEVQEKPAPKAEPKPEPKPEPKPEPKPEPKPEPKPEPKPEPKPDAKAISEKKDEKQTKPEPLKDVSKNATAAAPAKPAAPAKDDKPAPKAPDPKDVLKQALADVQTKTGGAPEQGKTRAGVTSGAAGAKDVANALSALQATVKGGGGGGAAGGGDGSGGEGSGGVGIAGVYTMQVMQIVRSHWEFPALANRENLMVRVRVKVAPNGQIQDFSVEQSSGRADFDSSTLKALGKTGILPPPPSAEFQDLVLVFNLQEMMGRR; from the coding sequence ATGCGCTACTCCAGTTTTCTGCTGTCGCTCAGCCTGCACTGCGCCATCGTGCTGCTGGTCTTTTTCTGGCCCTCGTCGCCGCCGGTGCGTCTGGACATGCCCGTGGTGCAGGTGGACCTGGTAAGCCTGGGCGCGCCCGGCGGACCCAAGGCCCCGCCCGCCCCGGCGCCCGGCCCCGCGCAACCGCAGGCCGCCCCGGCACCCGCGCCCACGGCGTCGTCGCCCAAGGCCGCGCCCGTGGCCACACCCGAGGTGCAGGAAAAACCCGCGCCCAAGGCAGAGCCCAAGCCGGAACCGAAGCCGGAGCCCAAGCCCGAGCCGAAACCGGAACCCAAGCCGGAACCGAAACCCGAGCCCAAGCCCGAGCCCAAGCCCGACGCCAAGGCCATCAGCGAAAAGAAGGACGAGAAGCAGACCAAGCCTGAACCGCTCAAGGACGTCTCCAAGAACGCCACGGCGGCTGCCCCGGCCAAGCCTGCGGCCCCCGCGAAGGACGACAAGCCCGCGCCGAAGGCCCCTGATCCGAAGGACGTGCTGAAGCAGGCCCTGGCCGACGTGCAGACCAAGACCGGCGGCGCGCCGGAACAGGGCAAGACCCGCGCGGGCGTCACCTCGGGCGCTGCTGGCGCCAAGGACGTGGCCAACGCCCTGTCCGCCCTGCAGGCCACCGTCAAGGGCGGAGGAGGCGGCGGCGCGGCGGGCGGCGGTGACGGCAGCGGGGGCGAAGGCTCCGGCGGCGTCGGCATTGCCGGGGTGTACACCATGCAGGTCATGCAGATCGTGCGCAGCCACTGGGAATTCCCCGCCCTTGCCAACCGCGAGAACCTCATGGTGCGGGTGCGGGTGAAGGTTGCCCCCAACGGCCAGATACAGGATTTCAGCGTGGAACAGTCCTCGGGCCGGGCCGACTTCGACTCGTCGACCCTGAAGGCGCTGGGCAAGACCGGCATACTGCCGCCGCCGCCCAGCGCGGAATTCCAGGACCTGGTGCTCGTCTTCAACCTTCAGGAAATGATGGGCAGGCGATGA
- a CDS encoding TolC family protein, whose translation MHPTHAACLPTAQRRRCRLARTILLALMLGAALSVPVLAAEVGTPDAGAPGGMAAGTPSPASADALGRGGEYDMRRAVESALRDNQGVVSARAGRDAAEEGRKSARGAFGPAVSTSYGYNRLNEKPRSMSRELDDDTYTWTVGVSQPLFTGLRLLSTYQKAALETERQSLTLDKSRLDLAAQVQEAFLAHLKSGENVRSARDALSRLREQAKVTRAFYDVGLRPRLDVLQAEVDVTNAESLLITAENNHATQRARLNTLLTLPVDSDTAYVGTLVPVGFDMTLEQCLERAYRNRPDVRIAGKAVEIAGKDVRIADSGLYPQVSANFNWATEGDHPEASGSTLSPTGFSQWSTGLKAEWSVFEWGRTWYSGQQARQVETQVRAEEANLRHEVAYEVQSRLLTLTDSSKRIAVATKGLTQAEEAYRVAVARYQAQVGTNTDVLDAQAKLTAAEAALTGAKAEYLDALSKLWAAMGELKPSLTDG comes from the coding sequence ATGCACCCCACCCATGCAGCCTGCCTGCCGACGGCGCAGCGTCGCAGGTGCCGCCTTGCGCGCACGATCCTTCTTGCCCTGATGCTGGGCGCAGCCCTGTCCGTGCCCGTGCTGGCCGCCGAGGTGGGCACGCCGGACGCCGGTGCCCCGGGGGGCATGGCCGCCGGTACGCCCTCGCCCGCGTCGGCGGACGCCCTTGGCAGGGGTGGCGAGTACGACATGCGCCGCGCCGTTGAATCCGCCCTGCGCGACAACCAGGGCGTGGTATCCGCCCGCGCCGGACGCGACGCGGCGGAAGAGGGGCGCAAGTCGGCGCGCGGGGCGTTCGGCCCGGCCGTGTCCACCTCTTACGGTTACAACCGCCTGAACGAGAAACCCCGTTCCATGTCGCGCGAACTGGACGACGACACCTACACCTGGACCGTGGGAGTCAGCCAGCCGCTGTTCACCGGGCTGCGGCTGCTGTCCACCTATCAGAAGGCCGCGCTGGAAACCGAGCGCCAGTCCCTGACGCTGGACAAGTCGCGTCTGGACCTTGCCGCGCAGGTGCAGGAGGCCTTTCTGGCCCACCTGAAGTCGGGCGAGAACGTGCGCAGCGCGCGCGACGCCCTGAGCCGCCTGCGCGAACAGGCCAAGGTGACCCGCGCCTTCTACGACGTGGGCCTGCGCCCGCGCCTGGACGTGTTGCAGGCCGAGGTGGACGTGACCAACGCCGAATCGCTGCTGATCACCGCGGAAAACAACCACGCCACCCAGCGTGCCCGGCTGAACACCCTGCTCACCCTGCCCGTGGACAGCGACACCGCCTACGTGGGCACGCTGGTGCCCGTGGGCTTCGACATGACGCTCGAACAGTGCCTGGAACGCGCCTACCGCAACCGGCCCGACGTGCGCATCGCGGGCAAGGCCGTGGAAATCGCGGGCAAGGACGTGCGCATCGCGGACAGCGGGCTGTATCCGCAGGTGTCGGCCAACTTCAACTGGGCCACCGAAGGCGACCACCCCGAAGCTTCGGGCAGCACCCTGAGCCCCACCGGGTTCAGCCAGTGGTCCACCGGGCTGAAGGCCGAGTGGAGCGTGTTCGAGTGGGGCAGGACGTGGTATTCCGGCCAGCAGGCCCGCCAGGTGGAAACCCAGGTCCGTGCCGAAGAGGCCAACCTGCGCCACGAGGTCGCCTACGAGGTGCAATCGCGCCTGCTGACCCTGACCGATTCCTCCAAGCGCATCGCGGTGGCCACCAAGGGGCTGACCCAGGCCGAGGAGGCCTATCGCGTGGCCGTGGCCCGCTATCAGGCCCAGGTGGGCACCAATACCGACGTG
- the tolQ gene encoding protein TolQ — MDILSILAQATLVAKFILVLLVLMSIGSWTLMFQKWFALKAAQRKAADGLDRFQKARDLREAVQSLGGDAASPLYHVAQQGVAEFNRLKEAGSSGDVVADNVRRSLRQGVGNEMTRLSASLSFLATAANTAPFIGLFGTVWGIMYSFHAIGQMKSASLATVAPGISEALIATAIGLFVAIPATVGYNIFLGMISSIEVQLVNFAGAFLNRVQREINAHRGAAQPASRTERG; from the coding sequence ATGGATATTCTTTCGATTCTTGCCCAGGCCACCCTGGTGGCCAAGTTCATCCTCGTCCTTCTGGTTCTCATGTCCATCGGCAGCTGGACGTTGATGTTCCAGAAATGGTTTGCCCTGAAGGCCGCGCAGCGCAAGGCCGCCGACGGCCTGGACCGCTTCCAGAAGGCCCGCGACCTGCGCGAGGCCGTGCAGTCGCTGGGCGGCGATGCCGCCTCGCCCCTGTACCACGTGGCCCAGCAGGGCGTGGCCGAGTTCAACCGCCTGAAAGAGGCGGGCAGCTCGGGCGACGTGGTGGCCGACAACGTGCGCCGTTCGCTGCGCCAGGGCGTGGGCAACGAAATGACCCGCCTTTCCGCCTCGCTGTCGTTCCTGGCCACCGCCGCCAACACCGCGCCGTTCATCGGCCTGTTCGGCACGGTGTGGGGCATCATGTACTCCTTCCACGCCATCGGCCAGATGAAGAGCGCCTCGCTCGCCACCGTGGCCCCCGGCATTTCCGAAGCGCTCATCGCCACGGCCATCGGCCTGTTCGTGGCCATTCCCGCCACCGTGGGCTACAACATCTTTCTGGGCATGATCAGCAGCATAGAAGTGCAGCTCGTCAACTTCGCGGGCGCGTTCCTGAACCGCGTGCAACGCGAGATCAACGCCCATCGCGGGGCGGCCCAGCCCGCCAGCCGCACCGAACGGGGCTAG
- the tolB gene encoding Tol-Pal system beta propeller repeat protein TolB → MRQHHAIHRLMAAVCLIACCALAAPALAAGPVQIDIYGPGQGSLNLALADPLGPTPGTPVTGQGVKLNEIIRENLSFLPFLRLTDPKAILGGSVLQSYKAPDIDFKRFQIAGTDLVVTAGWPQGDAPGKPFVELRVYEAYSGKLVFGKGYYDIQETQLPDVADRFCSDLMKALTGRGEFFKSTLAFVKSGGKNKKDVWLSKPTGRDLRQITNLPGEAMSPSWSPDARFIVFSHMDDRTHALGVWDRLTRQTQRIKFPGNTVIGPTFMPDNKVAVSLSTGKNPGIFLLSHVFQKERALEDSASIDVSPSFDATGTKMAFCSSRLGGPQIFLKDLTTGQVTRISRSGNYNTAPSISPDGTLIAFARMTDFGHRIFVYDMVTQSERQVTFGPGTDETPSFAPDSYFLAFTSTRSGAKQIYLITRHGGDAKRVPTGAGDASFPDWGMIPD, encoded by the coding sequence ATGAGACAGCATCATGCCATCCACCGCCTTATGGCGGCAGTGTGCCTCATCGCGTGCTGCGCGCTGGCGGCCCCGGCCCTTGCGGCCGGCCCCGTGCAGATCGACATCTACGGCCCCGGCCAGGGCAGCCTGAACCTTGCCCTTGCCGATCCGCTGGGCCCCACCCCCGGCACCCCGGTGACCGGGCAGGGCGTGAAGCTGAACGAAATCATCCGCGAGAACCTGAGCTTTCTGCCGTTCCTGCGCCTGACCGACCCCAAGGCCATCCTGGGCGGTTCGGTGCTGCAAAGCTACAAGGCTCCGGACATCGACTTCAAGCGCTTCCAGATCGCGGGCACCGACCTTGTGGTCACCGCGGGCTGGCCCCAGGGCGACGCCCCCGGCAAGCCCTTCGTCGAACTGCGCGTGTACGAGGCGTATTCCGGCAAGCTGGTGTTCGGCAAAGGCTACTACGACATCCAGGAAACCCAGCTGCCCGACGTGGCCGACCGCTTCTGCTCCGACCTCATGAAGGCCCTGACGGGCCGGGGCGAGTTCTTCAAGTCCACCCTTGCCTTCGTGAAATCGGGCGGCAAGAACAAGAAGGACGTGTGGCTCAGCAAGCCCACCGGCCGCGACCTGCGCCAGATCACCAACCTGCCCGGCGAGGCCATGTCCCCGTCGTGGTCGCCCGACGCGCGGTTCATCGTGTTCAGCCACATGGACGACCGCACCCACGCCCTTGGCGTGTGGGACCGCCTGACCCGCCAGACCCAGCGCATCAAGTTTCCGGGCAACACCGTCATCGGCCCCACCTTCATGCCCGACAACAAGGTGGCGGTCAGCCTTTCCACCGGCAAGAACCCCGGCATCTTCCTGCTGAGCCACGTGTTCCAGAAGGAACGCGCGCTTGAGGACAGCGCCTCCATCGACGTTTCGCCCTCGTTCGACGCCACCGGCACCAAGATGGCCTTCTGCTCCAGCCGCCTGGGCGGTCCGCAGATATTCCTGAAGGACCTGACCACCGGCCAGGTGACGCGCATCAGCCGCAGCGGCAACTACAACACGGCCCCGTCCATCAGCCCCGACGGCACGCTGATCGCCTTTGCCCGCATGACCGACTTTGGCCACCGCATCTTCGTGTACGACATGGTCACGCAGTCGGAGCGGCAGGTAACCTTCGGCCCCGGCACCGACGAAACCCCGTCCTTTGCGCCCGACAGCTACTTTCTGGCGTTCACCTCCACCCGCAGCGGCGCCAAGCAGATCTACCTGATCACCCGGCACGGCGGCGACGCCAAGCGGGTGCCCACGGGCGCCGGTGACGCCTCGTTCCCGGACTGGGGCATGATTCCCGACTAG